In Campylobacter vulpis, a genomic segment contains:
- a CDS encoding amino acid ABC transporter permease gives MSESVGFVAWLREFFNSLGLYDEESISPFALWKFLDTLEQTQTFIDGFIYTLQVSVLALFIAVVFGTIGGVMATSKIAVLRAYTRIYVEIFQNTPLVIQIFFLYYGLPHLGINLDLFTIGVLGIGAYHGAYVSEVVRSGILAVPKGQFEASASQGFTYTQQMRYIIVPQTIKIILPPMSNQMINLIKNTSVLLIVGGVELMSTADSYAADYGNYAPAYIFAAFLYFIVCYPLAYFAKFYEEKLKKAHLAR, from the coding sequence ATGAGTGAGAGTGTAGGCTTTGTAGCTTGGCTAAGGGAGTTTTTTAACTCCCTTGGACTTTATGATGAAGAAAGCATAAGTCCTTTTGCCCTATGGAAATTCCTAGACACACTAGAACAAACACAAACTTTTATAGATGGTTTTATCTATACGCTACAAGTGAGTGTTTTGGCTTTATTTATAGCAGTTGTTTTTGGCACCATAGGTGGTGTTATGGCAACAAGCAAAATAGCCGTGCTTAGGGCTTACACTCGAATTTATGTAGAAATTTTTCAAAATACTCCTTTAGTCATACAAATTTTCTTTTTATATTATGGTTTGCCGCATTTAGGGATTAATTTAGACCTTTTTACCATAGGTGTTTTGGGCATAGGAGCTTATCACGGTGCTTATGTAAGCGAAGTTGTAAGAAGTGGAATTTTAGCTGTTCCAAAAGGACAATTTGAAGCCTCCGCTTCGCAAGGCTTTACCTATACGCAACAAATGCGTTATATCATCGTGCCACAAACAATCAAAATTATTCTCCCTCCTATGAGTAATCAAATGATAAATCTCATCAAAAACACTTCTGTGCTTTTAATTGTGGGAGGTGTAGAACTTATGAGCACAGCAGATAGCTATGCGGCTGATTATGGCAATTATGCACCTGCGTATATTTTTGCGGCATTTTTATATTTTATCGTATGTTATCCTTTGGCATATTTTGCAAAATTTTATGAAGAAAAACTTAAAAAAGCTCATCTAGCGAGGTAA
- a CDS encoding amino acid ABC transporter permease, translating to MNEVFNAQNINFLMQGLTLTLKIALATCVISILFGTFLAITKNYGDKLSRFLASVYIDIFRNTPLLLWMLAACFVLPVFFGQFPQAFWGTIGFSLYTSSVMAEIIRGGLNSIPKGQFEAAYSQGFGKFFTLFYIILPQAFRRVVPSMLSQIITTIKDTAYLAGLGIAELTYKSKTILANLRSFEEILAIIGFVAGIYFVICFSLSMLVRYYAKKTAYAH from the coding sequence ATGAACGAAGTTTTTAACGCTCAAAATATCAATTTTTTAATGCAGGGCTTAACCCTTACACTCAAAATTGCTCTTGCAACCTGTGTGATTTCTATACTTTTTGGCACTTTTTTAGCTATCACAAAAAATTATGGCGATAAACTAAGTCGTTTTTTGGCAAGTGTCTATATTGACATTTTTAGAAATACCCCTCTTCTGCTTTGGATGTTGGCGGCTTGTTTTGTTTTGCCCGTATTTTTTGGGCAGTTTCCTCAAGCTTTTTGGGGGACGATAGGTTTTTCGCTCTACACTAGCTCGGTTATGGCTGAGATTATACGCGGAGGCTTAAATTCTATCCCAAAGGGGCAGTTTGAGGCGGCGTATTCTCAAGGATTTGGTAAATTTTTTACACTTTTTTACATCATTTTACCTCAAGCCTTTAGACGTGTCGTCCCCTCAATGCTTTCTCAAATCATCACAACCATCAAAGATACAGCTTATCTAGCAGGACTTGGCATAGCAGAGCTTACCTATAAATCTAAAACCATTTTAGCCAATCTTAGAAGTTTTGAGGAAATTTTAGCCATTATAGGGTTTGTGGCTGGAATTTATTTTGTCATTTGTTTTTCCCTCTCTATGCTTGTGCGTTATTATGCAAAAAAAACTGCTTACGCCCATTAA
- a CDS encoding ribose-phosphate pyrophosphokinase codes for MRGYKIFSGSANLEFAKQISKYLSLPLSDAGVKRFSDGEISVQIDESVRGKDVFIIQSTCAPANDNLMELLILTDALRRSSANSITAIIPYFGYARQDRKANPRVPISAKLVADLIEAAGIDRVATIDLHAGQIQGFFNIPVDNLYGSIVFNDYIKSKHLKNAVVGSPDIGGIARARSVAKKLGLDIIIVDKRRERANESEVMNIIGDVNGKDVVLVDDIIDTAGTIVKAAKALKEKGANSVMACCTHAVLSGEAYEKIAKGDLDELVITDTIPLKKEHEKIKVLSVAPIFAEVIRRVYHNESVNSLFI; via the coding sequence ATGCGTGGTTATAAAATTTTTTCAGGTTCAGCAAATTTGGAATTTGCCAAACAAATTTCTAAGTATTTATCTCTACCTTTAAGTGATGCGGGAGTTAAGCGTTTTAGCGATGGAGAAATTAGTGTCCAAATCGATGAAAGTGTGCGTGGAAAAGATGTCTTCATCATACAAAGCACTTGTGCTCCAGCAAATGATAATTTAATGGAACTTCTTATCTTAACAGATGCTCTGCGTCGCTCAAGTGCGAATTCTATTACGGCGATTATCCCTTATTTTGGCTATGCAAGACAAGATAGAAAGGCAAATCCTAGAGTGCCTATAAGTGCAAAACTTGTAGCGGATTTAATCGAAGCTGCTGGGATTGATAGGGTTGCTACTATCGACTTGCACGCTGGACAAATTCAAGGTTTTTTCAATATCCCAGTAGATAATCTTTATGGGAGTATAGTTTTTAATGATTACATTAAGTCTAAGCATTTGAAAAACGCCGTAGTGGGAAGCCCTGATATAGGTGGCATAGCAAGAGCTAGAAGTGTGGCTAAAAAATTGGGGCTTGACATCATCATCGTAGATAAAAGAAGAGAAAGAGCCAATGAAAGCGAAGTGATGAATATCATAGGTGATGTTAATGGCAAAGATGTTGTTTTAGTTGATGATATTATTGATACAGCTGGCACCATAGTCAAAGCTGCAAAAGCCTTAAAAGAAAAGGGAGCAAATTCGGTTATGGCTTGTTGCACTCACGCTGTTTTAAGTGGTGAAGCTTATGAAAAAATTGCGAAAGGCGACTTAGATGAGCTTGTCATCACAGATACTATTCCGCTAAAAAAAGAACACGAAAAAATTAAAGTCTTAAGCGTAGCACCCATTTTTGCAGAAGTAATACGCCGCGTTTATCATAATGAAAGCGTGAATTCTCTATTTATTTAA
- a CDS encoding NAD+ synthase — protein MDCEKILTKIQSFIQERVTKAKAKGVILGLSGGIDSALVATLCKRALKDEVFALLMPTKHSNKANLKDSLRLCESLNLKYKIINIEAILQAFLKESEMLNKIRTGNYAARIRMGLLYDYSAFKNYLVVGTSNKSELMLGYSTIYGDLACAFNPIGGLYKSEIYTLAKYLNLDANFLQKAPSADLWENQSDEEDLGFSYALIDEGLRALEKNDTLQISKLNPCLISMLQQRIKQNAFKREMPPILCLDEFL, from the coding sequence ATGGATTGCGAAAAAATTTTAACTAAAATTCAGTCTTTTATCCAAGAAAGAGTCACAAAAGCAAAAGCAAAAGGCGTCATTTTAGGACTTAGTGGAGGTATTGATTCTGCTTTGGTAGCAACCTTATGTAAGAGAGCGTTAAAAGATGAAGTTTTCGCTCTTTTAATGCCAACAAAACATTCAAATAAAGCAAATTTAAAAGATTCTTTAAGGCTTTGTGAAAGCTTAAATTTAAAATACAAAATCATCAATATAGAAGCAATTTTACAAGCTTTTCTAAAAGAGAGCGAAATGTTAAATAAAATTCGCACAGGAAACTACGCCGCAAGGATAAGAATGGGTCTGCTTTATGACTATTCTGCATTTAAAAATTATCTTGTCGTTGGCACTTCAAACAAGAGCGAATTGATGCTAGGATATAGCACAATTTATGGGGATTTAGCTTGTGCCTTTAATCCCATAGGTGGGCTTTATAAAAGCGAAATCTACACCCTTGCAAAATACCTAAATTTAGACGCAAATTTTTTGCAAAAAGCCCCTTCGGCTGATTTATGGGAAAATCAAAGCGACGAAGAGGATTTGGGCTTTTCTTACGCTTTAATTGATGAAGGACTAAGAGCCTTAGAAAAAAATGATACCTTACAAATTTCTAAACTAAATCCTTGCCTAATTTCTATGTTGCAACAACGCATTAAGCAAAATGCCTTTAAAAGAGAAATGCCTCCTATTTTATGCTTAGATGAGTTTTTATGA
- a CDS encoding tetraacyldisaccharide 4'-kinase translates to MSWLERYFFNPSFFQKCLAFALLPLSFLYALIAILNTKFRSQVDFKKPIISVGNLSFGGNGKTPLCKAISREFEGVFIVLRGYKRKSKGLILVKHQNNILCEVAQSGDEAMEYAFCESIEGVIVSEDRIKGIKKALRLGAKVILLDDAFSKFHIKKFDILVEGKPLPYFDFTLPSGAYRLPPYFKKKANFIAKEGEEFYRYSFVKENVKAILVTAIAKPYRLNEHFDKARACYFFSDHHHFTKEELENLLKKHHCHTLMLTFKDYVKIKDFGFKCEIIELNVELSENFKEQLKAYVRSFDAIG, encoded by the coding sequence ATGAGTTGGCTTGAGCGTTATTTTTTTAACCCCTCCTTTTTTCAAAAATGCCTTGCTTTTGCACTTTTACCCCTAAGCTTTCTTTATGCTTTAATTGCGATTTTAAATACCAAATTTCGTTCTCAAGTCGATTTTAAAAAACCAATTATTAGCGTGGGAAATTTAAGCTTTGGAGGTAATGGAAAAACTCCTCTTTGTAAGGCTATTTCAAGAGAATTTGAGGGCGTTTTCATCGTGCTTAGAGGTTATAAGAGAAAAAGCAAGGGTTTAATCCTAGTCAAACATCAAAACAACATTCTTTGCGAAGTCGCTCAAAGCGGCGATGAAGCTATGGAATATGCCTTTTGTGAGAGCATAGAGGGTGTGATAGTCAGCGAGGATAGGATTAAGGGCATAAAAAAAGCTTTAAGGCTTGGTGCGAAAGTCATTTTGCTTGATGATGCTTTTTCCAAATTTCACATTAAAAAATTTGATATTTTAGTCGAGGGTAAGCCTCTGCCCTATTTTGATTTTACTCTACCAAGTGGAGCTTATAGACTGCCCCCTTATTTTAAAAAAAAGGCAAATTTTATAGCGAAGGAAGGAGAGGAATTTTACCGCTATTCTTTTGTAAAAGAAAATGTTAAAGCCATTTTGGTTACAGCGATTGCTAAGCCGTATAGACTTAATGAGCATTTTGATAAGGCTAGAGCTTGCTATTTTTTCAGCGACCATCATCATTTCACAAAAGAAGAGCTTGAAAATTTACTCAAAAAACATCATTGCCACACTTTAATGCTGACTTTTAAAGACTATGTTAAGATTAAAGATTTTGGCTTTAAGTGTGAAATTATAGAATTAAATGTAGAATTAAGCGAAAATTTTAAAGAACAATTGAAAGCTTATGTGAGGAGTTTTGATGCGATTGGTTGA
- the thrC gene encoding threonine synthase has translation MRLVESQDANFSVDFKEALIHPSTPQGGLYTPAFLPKFNGYAYKKLSYKDFALELIKSFEFGYEEIFEKALKSYDKFDDKSCPITLQKINEKLYINELYHGPTRAFKDMALQPFGVLLSKFCKDEKILILCATSGDTGPATLKSFENIPNIKVACIYPKDGTSLVQALQMRTMKAKNLKVFAINGDFDEAQKTLKNLLAKQDFKTNLKDYQLCAANSVNFGRILFQIIYHYYAAVQIDKELDIIVPSGNFGNALGAYFAKKMGAKIDKIKIASNANKILSEFFNEGIYDLRGKKLIKTASPAMDILISSNIERLLFDKFKDKRTKELISLLKNQHYFKLNQNELESLKEDFEADFCTDGECMQFIKNSKTLIDPHTATCFKLLDQNKTQIISSTAEWTKFTPSMMKALFQQECNDEEKDMKTIAKEFKVGIKPEILELFRQQEEKVQGIESQEIEQEILRWIKQ, from the coding sequence ATGCGATTGGTTGAAAGTCAAGATGCAAATTTTAGTGTAGATTTTAAAGAAGCTTTAATACACCCAAGCACTCCACAAGGGGGGCTTTACACTCCCGCTTTTCTGCCTAAATTTAATGGCTATGCTTATAAAAAGCTATCTTATAAAGATTTTGCACTAGAGCTTATTAAAAGCTTTGAATTTGGTTATGAAGAAATTTTTGAAAAAGCCTTAAAAAGTTATGATAAATTTGACGATAAAAGCTGCCCAATTACTTTGCAAAAAATAAATGAAAAACTCTATATCAACGAACTCTACCACGGACCCACAAGAGCTTTTAAAGATATGGCTTTACAACCTTTTGGAGTGCTACTTAGCAAATTTTGCAAAGATGAAAAAATTTTAATTTTGTGTGCAACAAGTGGCGACACAGGTCCAGCGACTTTAAAAAGCTTTGAAAATATCCCAAACATTAAGGTTGCTTGTATATATCCAAAAGATGGGACAAGCTTAGTTCAAGCTTTGCAAATGAGAACAATGAAGGCTAAAAATTTGAAAGTTTTTGCCATCAATGGTGATTTTGACGAAGCACAAAAAACGCTTAAAAATCTCCTCGCAAAGCAAGATTTTAAAACAAATTTAAAAGATTATCAGCTTTGTGCGGCAAATTCTGTCAATTTTGGACGCATTTTATTTCAAATTATTTACCACTATTATGCCGCTGTTCAAATTGATAAAGAACTTGACATCATCGTGCCTAGTGGGAATTTTGGTAATGCTTTGGGAGCGTATTTTGCTAAAAAAATGGGAGCAAAAATTGATAAAATCAAAATAGCTTCTAATGCAAATAAAATTTTGAGTGAATTTTTTAATGAGGGCATTTATGATTTAAGAGGCAAAAAACTCATAAAAACAGCCTCTCCAGCTATGGATATACTCATTTCTTCCAACATAGAACGCCTCCTCTTTGACAAATTTAAAGATAAGAGAACAAAAGAATTGATAAGCTTACTTAAAAATCAACATTATTTTAAATTAAATCAAAATGAACTTGAAAGCTTAAAAGAAGACTTTGAGGCGGATTTTTGCACAGATGGAGAATGTATGCAATTTATCAAAAACTCAAAAACTCTCATTGATCCTCACACGGCAACTTGCTTCAAACTTTTAGACCAAAATAAAACACAAATTATAAGCTCTACCGCTGAATGGACTAAATTTACCCCAAGTATGATGAAAGCACTCTTTCAGCAAGAATGTAATGATGAAGAAAAAGATATGAAAACCATCGCTAAAGAATTTAAAGTAGGAATAAAGCCTGAAATTTTAGAACTTTTTAGGCAGCAAGAAGAAAAAGTGCAAGGCATAGAAAGTCAAGAAATCGAACAAGAAATTTTAAGGTGGATAAAACAATGA
- the kdsB gene encoding 3-deoxy-manno-octulosonate cytidylyltransferase — MIIIPARLKSTRFKEKILCDIGGVPMFIATAKRASLVDEVCIAVDDEVVGEIAKKHGFKVVLTSQKHESGTDRINEACQILCLKDESIIINVQADEPFIEIENLKYFKEFSEACLDKEAFMASCFKKISQEQAKDPNLVKVLCDKFGFALYFSRAKIPFERESYEEDFKGHLGIYAYSVKALREFCTFESSNLEKAEKLEQLRALENGKKIKMLEISTQSIGIDTKEDYEKALKIYGKQNDN; from the coding sequence ATGATTATTATACCAGCTAGACTCAAATCAACGCGTTTTAAAGAAAAAATTCTTTGTGATATAGGCGGTGTGCCTATGTTTATCGCTACGGCAAAAAGGGCTTCTTTGGTCGATGAAGTGTGTATTGCCGTGGATGATGAAGTGGTGGGGGAAATCGCAAAAAAACACGGCTTTAAGGTTGTTTTAACAAGTCAAAAACACGAAAGCGGAACAGATAGAATTAACGAGGCTTGTCAAATTTTATGCTTAAAAGATGAGAGTATCATCATCAATGTCCAAGCAGATGAGCCTTTCATTGAGATAGAAAATTTAAAATATTTTAAGGAATTTAGCGAGGCTTGTTTAGACAAAGAAGCATTTATGGCAAGCTGTTTTAAGAAAATTAGCCAAGAGCAAGCAAAAGACCCCAATTTAGTGAAAGTTTTATGTGATAAATTTGGCTTTGCACTTTATTTTTCAAGAGCAAAAATTCCTTTTGAGAGGGAAAGTTATGAAGAGGATTTTAAGGGGCATTTGGGAATTTACGCTTATAGTGTAAAAGCTTTAAGAGAATTTTGCACATTTGAAAGCTCAAATCTTGAAAAGGCTGAAAAATTAGAACAACTAAGAGCTTTAGAAAATGGTAAAAAAATCAAAATGCTCGAAATTTCAACACAAAGTATAGGCATAGATACAAAAGAAGATTATGAAAAAGCCCTTAAAATTTATGGTAAGCAAAATGATAATTAA
- the ftsZ gene encoding cell division protein FtsZ has product MSEFSVEEAQHNKGAKIKVIGCGGGGGNMINHMVKMGLNDLDLIVANTDAQAISNSLAKTKIQLGEKKTKGLGAGMLPEVGAESARESFEEVKASLSQSDIVFIASGFGGGTGTGATPVIAQAAKEIGALTVSVVTMPFTFEGKQRKKLAEAGLLELKKESDSILVIQNEKLLSIIDKKAGIKDAFKLVDDILARAVKGMTSILLDNGDINVDFADVRTIMGHRGLALMGVGSASGENAIEEALTNAMESPLLDGMDIKGAKGVILHFKTSSNCSLIEISSAANSIQEVVDENAKIIFGTTTDDSMEDRVEVTIIATGFEDKVQENEKTRNENAPKKNPYLNLRKVSGGYDEEIMNQLETPTWYRRQMD; this is encoded by the coding sequence ATGAGTGAATTCTCAGTTGAAGAAGCACAGCACAATAAAGGTGCAAAAATCAAGGTAATAGGCTGCGGTGGTGGTGGTGGTAATATGATTAATCATATGGTCAAAATGGGACTTAACGATCTAGATCTTATCGTAGCCAACACTGACGCACAAGCAATTTCTAATTCTTTAGCGAAAACAAAAATTCAACTAGGCGAGAAAAAAACAAAGGGTTTAGGTGCTGGAATGCTCCCTGAAGTGGGTGCAGAAAGTGCTAGAGAAAGCTTTGAAGAGGTCAAAGCGTCTTTAAGTCAAAGCGATATCGTTTTTATTGCTTCAGGCTTTGGTGGAGGCACGGGTACAGGTGCAACTCCAGTCATCGCACAGGCAGCTAAAGAGATAGGTGCTTTAACAGTTTCTGTTGTAACTATGCCTTTTACTTTCGAGGGTAAGCAAAGAAAAAAATTAGCCGAAGCAGGACTTTTAGAACTCAAAAAAGAAAGCGATTCTATTCTTGTTATTCAAAATGAAAAACTCCTTAGTATTATCGATAAAAAAGCAGGCATTAAGGACGCTTTTAAACTTGTTGATGATATTTTAGCACGTGCTGTCAAGGGTATGACATCTATACTTTTAGATAATGGCGATATTAATGTGGATTTTGCCGATGTAAGAACAATTATGGGGCACAGAGGCTTGGCGTTAATGGGTGTAGGAAGTGCAAGTGGTGAAAACGCCATAGAAGAAGCTCTCACTAATGCTATGGAATCTCCACTGCTTGATGGTATGGATATTAAGGGTGCAAAAGGTGTAATTTTACACTTTAAAACAAGCTCAAATTGCTCTTTAATTGAAATTTCATCTGCCGCAAACAGCATACAAGAAGTTGTTGATGAAAATGCTAAAATTATCTTTGGCACGACAACTGATGATAGTATGGAAGATAGAGTGGAAGTTACTATTATCGCAACAGGCTTTGAAGATAAAGTGCAAGAAAATGAAAAAACACGCAATGAAAACGCTCCTAAAAAAAATCCTTACCTAAACCTTAGAAAAGTCAGTGGCGGTTATGATGAAGAAATAATGAATCAGTTAGAAACTCCCACTTGGTACCGTAGGCAAATGGATTGA
- a CDS encoding adenylosuccinate lyase → MQVVQTLETINVNTDDISIFCYFKDLITKNFTKVIGRKNKIFSFFEENEIPQRRYFLKLLDQKYRKSHNESIDLKDAHFKTFKLNFEQNNTLRPMLYIKISFCGKNILMQFNSNEKLFIAYMKNYFKQHFKEYDEALHIVNLQYQDESTLELFEAFADESEHLKYCVDFNIDKEEYKNFRQNIHKAENMKWKFNALAKLFNNYFSILECTPQNDLSEIRQKYLVLVKLYHPDFQQNKSAIERAYCREQFEKIQIAYDNLKTLYKNNT, encoded by the coding sequence ATGCAAGTTGTGCAAACTTTAGAGACGATTAATGTAAATACAGATGATATTTCCATTTTTTGTTATTTTAAAGATTTGATTACAAAAAATTTTACTAAAGTTATAGGAAGAAAGAATAAAATTTTTTCTTTTTTTGAGGAAAATGAAATTCCTCAAAGACGCTATTTTTTAAAGCTTCTTGATCAAAAATATCGCAAAAGTCATAATGAAAGCATAGATTTAAAAGATGCGCATTTTAAGACTTTTAAATTAAATTTTGAGCAAAATAATACTCTAAGACCTATGCTTTACATCAAAATAAGCTTTTGTGGAAAAAACATTTTAATGCAATTTAATTCTAATGAAAAACTTTTCATCGCCTATATGAAAAATTATTTTAAACAGCATTTTAAAGAATATGATGAAGCTTTACATATTGTAAATTTGCAGTATCAAGATGAAAGCACTTTGGAGCTTTTTGAGGCTTTTGCAGATGAGAGTGAGCATTTAAAATATTGTGTTGATTTCAATATTGATAAGGAAGAATATAAAAATTTTCGTCAAAATATTCACAAAGCTGAAAATATGAAGTGGAAATTTAACGCCTTAGCTAAACTTTTTAATAATTATTTTTCCATACTAGAATGCACCCCACAAAATGATTTAAGTGAAATTCGTCAAAAATATCTTGTGTTAGTTAAACTTTATCATCCAGATTTTCAACAAAATAAAAGTGCAATAGAAAGGGCATATTGTAGAGAGCAGTTTGAAAAAATTCAAATCGCTTATGATAATCTTAAGACTTTATATAAGAATAATACTTAA
- a CDS encoding arginyltransferase: protein MREIGFCTLEETCPYLKDRKIRTEYKFIEHCPKSLNEELIYRGWRRFGCYFSRPICEGCEECLSMRILVDSFKFSKSQRRVIRKNEKTKIILKAPQISNEHLFLYDKYHRFMEKKRAWKRYDLNFHKYFNLYVDGAMDFAYELDFYIDEKLVCVDLIDIFDGGISSIYCFYDPDYRDFSLGKFSLLSEIKLAKKRNLKYIYLGYFVKKCQSLSYKADYTPREILRGTSMPCEKLPLWEYDDASCANFRDD, encoded by the coding sequence ATGCGAGAAATCGGTTTTTGCACCTTAGAGGAAACCTGTCCTTATCTTAAAGATAGAAAAATAAGGACGGAGTATAAATTTATAGAACATTGTCCAAAATCCTTAAACGAAGAGCTTATTTATAGGGGGTGGCGGCGTTTTGGCTGTTATTTTTCTCGTCCTATTTGTGAGGGGTGTGAGGAGTGCTTGAGTATGAGAATTTTGGTGGATAGTTTTAAATTTAGTAAGAGTCAAAGAAGAGTAATCCGTAAAAATGAAAAGACTAAAATTATTTTAAAAGCTCCACAAATTAGCAATGAACACCTTTTTTTATATGATAAATACCACCGCTTTATGGAAAAAAAAAGAGCGTGGAAAAGATATGATTTAAATTTTCATAAATATTTTAATTTGTATGTTGATGGAGCTATGGACTTTGCTTATGAGCTTGATTTTTATATTGATGAAAAATTAGTTTGTGTGGATTTAATTGACATTTTTGATGGGGGAATTTCGAGCATTTATTGCTTTTATGACCCAGATTATAGGGATTTTTCTTTGGGAAAATTTTCTTTATTGAGCGAAATAAAACTTGCAAAAAAAAGAAATTTAAAATATATTTATTTAGGATATTTTGTAAAAAAGTGTCAATCTTTATCTTATAAAGCCGATTATACACCTAGAGAAATTTTAAGAGGCACGAGTATGCCTTGTGAAAAATTACCTTTATGGGAGTATGATGATGCAAGTTGTGCAAACTTTAGAGACGATTAA